In Nitrosococcus halophilus Nc 4, the genomic stretch GGTAATTTCAAATGCAGAGCTAGCAGCTCTTACCTGCAATTACCGCTTTATGTCATCCATGGTCTCTGATCCAAAGCGTGCTTTTGAACTTAAAGGTGAGCTATGTACCCTAAGCGTACTGCGATTGCAGGATACGGACATGGGGCGAATAACCCGTGAGCTTGCGGCCAAAGTCAAAATTGCCCCCGGCTTCTTTTCCAATACCCCCATTATCATTGACCTTAAGGACTTGAATAGCAGCGAGGCCCTGCTTGATTTTACTGGGCTCAAGATCACGCTCATTAAACATGGACTAGTGCCCATAGGGGTGCGTAATGCCGAGGCAAAGGAACAAGAAGCGGCAATCCAAGCAGGGCTGGCTTTACTTAGGAACGATCCTGCTGAATACTCCTCATTTGGAAATGCTGATAATTCTAGGCCTCAGCGCCGCCAATGGGATCCTGAACCGCCGCCCCCTCCCCGCAAAAGCCTGATGATCACCCGGCCCGTTCGCTCAGGCCAGCAAATCTACGCCCGGGAATGTGATCTTGTGGTGCTAGCCCAGTCTAGCCCTGGCTCAGAGCTGCTCGCAGACGGTAACATTCATGTTTACGGCCCCTTACGAGGGCGTGCACTGGCAGGAGTCCATGGAGATACGGAGGTGCGGATCTTTTGTCAAAGTTTGGAAGCGGAATTGATTGCTATCGCAGGCAATTACAAACTAATCGACGATGCAGAAACGTCACTCAAGGGTCGTCCTGTGCAAATTTATTTGCAGGAGGATCACCTAATGATTTCACCCCTATAATGAAAAACGCGGATCCACAGGCGAGGGAGGATCGAACGTGACCAAAATAATTGTCGTCACATCTGGCAAGGGCGGCGTGGGCAAAACAACGACGAGTGCCTCGTTTTCCACAGGACTCGCCATGCAAGGCTATAAGACCGCAGTGGTTGATTTTGATGTAGGTCTACGCAACCTTGACCTTATTATGGGATGTGAGCGACGCGTAGTCTATGATTTTGTCAATGTCATTAATCAAGAAGCGCGCCTCAACCAAGCCCTTATTAAAGATAAGCACATTGAAGATTTATATATACTCCCTGCTTCTCAAACCCGTAACAAAGATGCCTTAACCCGGGAAGGGGTCACCCGGGTTTTAGACGAATTACGGGAACTTGATTTTGATTATATTGTTTGTGATTCACCAGCCGGTATTGAACATGGGGCGCTCATGGCCCTCTATTTCGCAGACGAGGCTTTGGTGGTGACTAATCCTGAAATTTCAGCAGTCCGCGATTCTGACCGAATTCTTGGTATCCTACAAAGTCAATCCCAGCGGGCTGAACAAAGTCAAGAACCGGTCAAAGAACATTTAATCATCAGTCGCTATAGCCCTGAGCAGGTCAAGCAGGGCGAGATGTTGAGCGTCGATGATATACTCGATATCCTTGCTATTCCCATGCTAGGCGTCATTCCCGAGTCCAAAGAGGTTCTGCAAGCCTCGAACGCGGGAATACCTGTTATCATGGATGACGCCACTGATGCCGGCCAGGCCTATTGGGATGTGGTCTGTCGCTTTTTGGGTGAGGATGTTCCCCACCGGTTCATCCATCTCCAGCGCAAGCCCTTCTTTAAACGGCTTTTTGGGTAATTAAAAATGAGTTGGCTCGACTATTTTCGAACAACACGGGGAAATTCGGCTCGCAGGGCCA encodes the following:
- the minC gene encoding septum site-determining protein MinC yields the protein MVSDPKRAFELKGELCTLSVLRLQDTDMGRITRELAAKVKIAPGFFSNTPIIIDLKDLNSSEALLDFTGLKITLIKHGLVPIGVRNAEAKEQEAAIQAGLALLRNDPAEYSSFGNADNSRPQRRQWDPEPPPPPRKSLMITRPVRSGQQIYARECDLVVLAQSSPGSELLADGNIHVYGPLRGRALAGVHGDTEVRIFCQSLEAELIAIAGNYKLIDDAETSLKGRPVQIYLQEDHLMISPL
- the minD gene encoding septum site-determining protein MinD, with translation MTKIIVVTSGKGGVGKTTTSASFSTGLAMQGYKTAVVDFDVGLRNLDLIMGCERRVVYDFVNVINQEARLNQALIKDKHIEDLYILPASQTRNKDALTREGVTRVLDELRELDFDYIVCDSPAGIEHGALMALYFADEALVVTNPEISAVRDSDRILGILQSQSQRAEQSQEPVKEHLIISRYSPEQVKQGEMLSVDDILDILAIPMLGVIPESKEVLQASNAGIPVIMDDATDAGQAYWDVVCRFLGEDVPHRFIHLQRKPFFKRLFG